A stretch of Mycobacterium sp. ITM-2016-00316 DNA encodes these proteins:
- a CDS encoding SDR family NAD(P)-dependent oxidoreductase, whose product MDLRLTGKRFAVTGGTRGIGRAVVEGLIAEGAKVAFCARTSEDVAQAQQELGGDALGSAVDVGATATLAAWVNATADAFGGLDGVVANVSALAIPESAENWRTTFEVDLMGTVGLVDAALPYLEASGAGSIVTISSVSGREVDFAAGPYGTMKAAIIHYTQGLAYQLAGKGVRANSVSPGNTYFPGGVWPSIEQNNPELFAAALALNPTGRMATPQEVANAVVFLSSGAASFITGTNLLVDGALTRGVQF is encoded by the coding sequence ATGGATCTCCGACTCACCGGCAAACGCTTCGCGGTCACCGGCGGTACCCGCGGCATCGGACGGGCGGTGGTAGAAGGGTTGATCGCCGAGGGCGCCAAGGTCGCCTTCTGCGCGCGAACCTCCGAGGATGTGGCGCAGGCACAGCAGGAACTCGGCGGCGACGCCCTCGGCTCGGCGGTTGACGTCGGCGCCACCGCGACGCTGGCGGCGTGGGTGAATGCCACCGCCGACGCGTTCGGCGGTCTGGACGGCGTGGTGGCCAACGTCAGCGCGCTCGCCATCCCGGAGTCGGCGGAGAACTGGCGCACCACCTTCGAAGTCGACCTGATGGGCACCGTCGGCCTCGTGGACGCCGCACTGCCGTATCTGGAGGCCTCCGGCGCCGGGTCGATCGTGACCATCTCCAGTGTCTCCGGCCGGGAGGTGGACTTCGCGGCGGGCCCGTACGGGACGATGAAGGCCGCCATCATCCACTACACGCAGGGGCTGGCCTATCAACTCGCCGGAAAGGGTGTGCGCGCCAACAGCGTCAGCCCGGGGAACACCTACTTTCCCGGTGGGGTGTGGCCGTCCATCGAACAGAACAACCCGGAACTGTTCGCCGCCGCCCTGGCGCTCAACCCGACCGGCCGGATGGCCACCCCACAGGAGGTCGCCAACGCGGTGGTGTTCCTGTCCAGTGGAGCGGCGAGCTTCATCACCGGGACGAACCTGCTCGTCGACGGAGCCCTGACCCGCGGCGTTCAGTTCTGA
- a CDS encoding acetamidase/formamidase family protein produces MDHVTFVPSPEQFAFTFGGADPVMRITAPTVLTLWTEDAYGGRITSADDVASSALDTEDLNPQTGPFWIEGAEPGDTLAVHLVDLTPARSWGASTLIPFFGGLTSVPVSPTLQEPLPERTWIYEYDSATKTVGFSAKGSNFEVALPANPMLGTVGVAPARREVRTSLVPDVFGGNMDTPEMTVGATCYLRVNVPGALFSLGDGHYRQGEGESCGTAVEGAMNVTAIVELIKGGGPAWPRLETDTHLMCIGSGRPLEEAWRAGQVEMITWLGELYGLDRLDAYQLLTQISLAPIANVVDTNYSAVTKIDKRLLPSAAAYGGVHSELRAAARSFGTITY; encoded by the coding sequence ATGGACCACGTCACCTTCGTCCCGTCACCCGAGCAGTTCGCGTTCACCTTCGGGGGCGCCGATCCGGTCATGCGGATCACGGCGCCGACGGTGCTCACACTGTGGACCGAGGACGCCTACGGTGGCCGGATCACCAGTGCGGACGATGTGGCCAGCAGCGCGCTGGACACCGAGGACCTCAATCCGCAGACCGGACCGTTCTGGATCGAAGGCGCCGAACCCGGGGACACACTGGCCGTGCATCTGGTGGATCTAACGCCGGCGCGCAGCTGGGGTGCCTCGACACTGATCCCGTTCTTCGGCGGGCTCACCAGCGTGCCGGTGAGCCCGACACTGCAGGAACCACTGCCCGAGCGCACCTGGATCTACGAATACGACTCGGCGACAAAGACTGTCGGCTTTTCGGCGAAGGGTAGCAATTTCGAGGTGGCGCTGCCCGCCAACCCGATGCTCGGCACCGTCGGGGTTGCCCCGGCTCGCCGCGAGGTGCGCACCTCGCTGGTGCCCGATGTATTCGGCGGCAACATGGACACCCCCGAGATGACGGTGGGCGCCACCTGCTATCTGCGGGTGAATGTGCCCGGCGCGCTGTTCTCCCTCGGCGACGGGCACTACCGCCAGGGCGAGGGCGAGTCGTGCGGCACCGCCGTGGAGGGCGCGATGAACGTGACCGCGATCGTCGAACTCATCAAGGGCGGCGGGCCCGCCTGGCCACGGCTGGAGACCGACACCCACCTGATGTGCATCGGGTCCGGCCGCCCGCTGGAGGAGGCCTGGCGGGCCGGACAGGTCGAGATGATCACGTGGCTGGGCGAGTTGTACGGGCTGGACCGACTCGACGCCTACCAGTTGCTCACCCAGATCTCGTTGGCGCCGATCGCCAACGTGGTGGACACCAATTACAGCGCGGTGACCAAGATCGACAAGCGGCTACTGCCCAGCGCTGCCGCCTACGGCGGCGTGCATAGCGAACTGCGCGCCGCGGCACGGTCATTCGGAACCATCACGTACTAG
- a CDS encoding alpha-hydroxy acid oxidase, translated as MKRRIPKVADLAPLMQFKKPELNARTRRLAAALTVEDLRAIAKRRTPRAAFDYTDGSAEAELSLARARQAFQDIEFHPAILRDVSKVDTSCTILGGRSELPFGIAPTGFTRMMQTEGEYAGAHAAARAGIPFSLSTMGTASIEDVKAANPHGRNWFQLYMWKDRDRSMALVERAAAAGYDTLLVTVDVPVAGARLRDKRNGMSIPPALTAKTVLNAIPRPQWWIDFLTTEPLAFASLDRWSGTVAELLDTMFDPTVTFEDLAWIKSQWPGKLVVKGIQTVADARAVADLGVDGIVLSNHGGRQLDRAPIPFHLLPQVAPAVGDRTEVILDTGIMSGADIVASIALGARFTLVGRAYLYGLMAGGEAGVDRMIEILSDQISRTMRLLGVTSLDELVPEHVTQLQRLVPRQT; from the coding sequence ATGAAACGTCGCATCCCCAAGGTCGCCGATCTGGCTCCACTGATGCAGTTCAAGAAGCCCGAGCTCAATGCCCGCACCCGCCGGCTTGCCGCGGCGCTGACCGTGGAGGATCTGCGCGCGATCGCCAAGCGCCGCACCCCCAGGGCCGCGTTCGACTACACCGACGGCTCCGCGGAGGCCGAGCTGTCGCTGGCGCGGGCCCGGCAGGCGTTCCAGGACATCGAGTTCCATCCGGCGATCCTGCGGGACGTGTCCAAGGTCGACACCAGTTGCACCATTCTGGGCGGCCGTTCGGAGTTGCCGTTCGGGATCGCGCCCACCGGGTTCACTCGGATGATGCAGACGGAGGGCGAATACGCGGGCGCGCACGCCGCTGCCCGCGCCGGTATCCCGTTCTCGCTGTCCACCATGGGCACGGCATCCATCGAAGATGTGAAGGCCGCCAACCCGCACGGGCGCAACTGGTTCCAGCTCTACATGTGGAAGGACCGGGACCGGTCGATGGCCCTGGTCGAGCGCGCGGCCGCGGCCGGGTACGACACCCTGCTGGTCACCGTCGATGTCCCGGTGGCCGGGGCGCGGCTGCGCGACAAACGCAATGGTATGTCGATCCCGCCCGCCCTCACCGCGAAGACGGTGCTCAACGCGATCCCCCGTCCGCAGTGGTGGATCGACTTCCTGACCACCGAGCCGCTGGCGTTCGCCTCGCTGGACCGCTGGTCGGGCACCGTCGCCGAACTACTCGACACCATGTTCGATCCGACCGTGACCTTCGAGGATCTGGCCTGGATCAAATCACAATGGCCGGGCAAGCTGGTCGTCAAGGGCATCCAGACCGTGGCCGATGCACGGGCCGTCGCTGATCTCGGCGTGGACGGTATCGTGCTGTCCAATCATGGTGGACGCCAGCTTGATCGGGCCCCGATCCCGTTCCACCTGCTTCCCCAGGTCGCACCGGCGGTGGGTGATCGCACCGAGGTCATCCTCGACACCGGCATCATGTCCGGCGCCGACATCGTCGCCTCCATCGCCCTGGGCGCGCGCTTCACCCTCGTCGGACGCGCCTATCTGTACGGCCTGATGGCCGGCGGTGAAGCCGGTGTAGACCGGATGATCGAGATACTGTCCGACCAGATCTCACGCACCATGCGACTGCTCGGCGTCACGTCACTCGATGAGCTGGTGCCCGAGCACGTGACGCAGTTGCAGCGCCTGGTGCCGCGGCAGACCTGA
- a CDS encoding rhamnulokinase family protein, producing MKSGQVAAIDLGATSGRVMVADIGPGRLELEQVARFANDPVQLWNGHRAALHWDVPGLFREACAGLAEAGRRSDNLVTVGIDSWAVDYGLLRGGALASLPYHYRDARSDGGVRAVHRTIDPAELYARNGLQFLPFTTIYQLAAEKAGGQLDLADRALLIPDLIGYWLTGRQVTERTNASTTGLLRTTGEWDDDLAARLGLRPDLFPALVEPGHELGSLLGEVAEPLGLTPTTTVTTVASHDTASAVVAVPMDSGGAAYISCGTWGLVGVEVVSPVVTEAGREANFTNEVGADGRIRYLHNVMGLWLLSETIRQYQREGYRADLSELLTRAGEVRATFDDFDTADPRFLAPGDMPGRIRDWYDERGLQVPMTRPEVVRAIVESLAAAFADGVHRAAELSGTPVRTVHIVGGGSQNRLLCQLTADRAGLPVLAGPVEATALGNVLISARAHHLVDGDLEALRHIVASRFPPQQYTPRTRRTRIARTVGPGKRIGVKEVLS from the coding sequence ATGAAGTCCGGTCAGGTCGCCGCCATCGACCTGGGCGCGACCAGCGGCCGGGTGATGGTCGCCGACATCGGACCGGGCCGGCTGGAGCTGGAACAGGTCGCCCGCTTCGCGAATGATCCGGTGCAGCTGTGGAACGGCCATCGCGCCGCGCTGCACTGGGATGTCCCCGGGCTGTTCCGGGAAGCCTGCGCAGGACTGGCCGAGGCGGGTAGACGGTCGGACAACCTGGTCACCGTCGGCATCGACTCGTGGGCCGTCGACTACGGCCTGCTGCGGGGCGGGGCGCTGGCCTCGTTGCCCTACCACTACCGCGATGCCCGCTCCGACGGCGGCGTACGTGCAGTGCACCGCACGATCGACCCCGCGGAGCTCTACGCCCGCAACGGCCTGCAGTTCCTCCCGTTCACCACCATCTATCAGCTGGCGGCCGAAAAGGCCGGCGGTCAGCTCGATCTCGCGGATCGGGCACTGCTGATACCCGATCTGATCGGATACTGGCTCACCGGCCGCCAGGTCACCGAACGCACGAACGCCTCGACGACCGGTCTGCTACGCACCACCGGTGAATGGGACGACGACCTCGCCGCCCGGCTAGGGCTGCGTCCGGATCTGTTCCCCGCTCTCGTCGAACCCGGGCACGAACTGGGCTCGCTGCTCGGCGAGGTGGCCGAGCCCCTCGGCCTGACACCGACCACCACGGTCACCACCGTCGCCTCGCACGACACCGCCTCGGCTGTCGTCGCCGTCCCGATGGATTCCGGCGGTGCTGCCTATATCTCTTGCGGCACATGGGGATTGGTCGGGGTAGAAGTCGTCTCTCCGGTGGTCACCGAGGCCGGCCGGGAAGCGAACTTCACCAACGAGGTCGGCGCCGACGGCCGGATCCGCTACCTGCACAACGTGATGGGACTCTGGCTGCTCAGCGAGACCATCCGGCAGTACCAGCGCGAGGGCTACCGCGCCGACCTGTCCGAGCTGCTGACTCGGGCCGGTGAGGTACGCGCCACCTTCGACGACTTCGATACCGCAGACCCGCGGTTCCTCGCCCCCGGCGATATGCCCGGCCGGATCCGCGACTGGTACGACGAGCGGGGTCTGCAGGTCCCGATGACCCGACCCGAAGTGGTCCGGGCGATCGTGGAAAGTCTGGCCGCGGCGTTCGCCGACGGGGTCCACCGTGCCGCCGAGCTGTCCGGTACACCGGTGCGCACGGTGCACATCGTGGGCGGCGGATCCCAGAACAGGCTGTTGTGCCAGCTGACCGCCGATCGGGCCGGACTGCCCGTGCTGGCCGGCCCGGTAGAGGCCACCGCGCTGGGCAATGTGCTGATCAGCGCGCGCGCCCACCACCTGGTCGATGGCGATCTCGAGGCGCTGCGCCATATCGTTGCCAGCAGGTTCCCACCCCAGCAGTACACACCGCGCACCCGGCGCACCCGCATCGCGCGTACGGTCGGGCCAGGAAAGCGCATCGGCGTGAAAGAGGTCCTGTCATGA
- a CDS encoding bifunctional aldolase/short-chain dehydrogenase codes for MANNTTVAELIARSNALGSDPKNTNYAGGNTSAKGTDTDPVTGESVDLLWVKGSGGDLGTLTENGLAVLRLDRMRALVDVYPGVDREDEMVAAFDYCLHGKGGAAPSIDTAMHGLVDAAHVDHLHPDSGIAIATAADGEALTSKIFGDRVAWVPWRRPGFQLGLDISEIKKANPQAIGCILGGHGITAWGETSDEAKANSLEIIRAAEEYIRANGAEQPFGAPLDGYAALPEPQRRAKAAALAPFIRGLASADRPQVGHFTDVGPVLEFLGATEHPRLAGLGTSCPDHFLRTKVKPLVLDLPADAGIEESKARLTELHEQYRADYQAYYERYATADSPAMRGADPAIVLIPGVGMFSYGKDKQTARVAGEFYLNAINVMRGAEAISSYAPIDESEKFRIEYWALEEAKLARMPKPKPLATRIALVTGAASGIGKAIATRLAAEGACVVIADLDAEKAAEAAAEIGNADIAIGIAADVTDEDAVQAAIDVSALAFGGIDIVVNNAGLSLSKSLLDTTAADWDLQHNVMARGSFLVSKAAARALIDQKLGGDIIYISSKNSVFAGPNNIAYSATKADQAHQVRLLAAELGEHGVKVNGINPDGVVRGSGIFAGGWGAKRAAVYGVPEEELGAYYAQRTLLKREVLPENIANAAFALCTSDFSHTTGLHVPVDAGVAAAFLR; via the coding sequence ATGGCCAACAACACCACCGTCGCCGAACTGATCGCACGCTCCAATGCGCTCGGTTCGGACCCGAAGAACACCAACTACGCGGGCGGCAACACCTCGGCCAAGGGCACCGATACCGACCCGGTGACCGGTGAGAGCGTCGACCTGTTGTGGGTCAAGGGGTCCGGTGGCGACCTGGGCACCCTCACCGAGAACGGACTGGCCGTGCTGCGGCTGGACCGCATGCGCGCCCTCGTCGACGTCTACCCCGGCGTGGACCGTGAGGACGAGATGGTCGCGGCGTTCGACTACTGCCTGCACGGTAAGGGCGGCGCCGCACCGTCGATCGACACCGCCATGCACGGGCTGGTCGATGCCGCACACGTCGACCACCTGCACCCCGACTCCGGTATCGCCATCGCCACCGCAGCCGACGGAGAAGCGCTGACGAGCAAGATCTTCGGTGATCGGGTGGCGTGGGTGCCGTGGCGGCGTCCCGGTTTCCAGCTGGGCCTGGACATCTCCGAGATCAAGAAGGCCAACCCGCAGGCAATAGGCTGCATCCTCGGCGGGCACGGCATCACCGCGTGGGGCGAGACCTCGGACGAGGCCAAGGCCAACTCGCTGGAGATCATCCGCGCCGCCGAGGAGTACATCCGCGCCAACGGTGCGGAGCAGCCCTTCGGCGCGCCGCTGGACGGGTACGCCGCACTGCCGGAGCCGCAGCGTCGCGCGAAGGCCGCCGCACTGGCCCCGTTCATCCGTGGTCTGGCCTCCGCGGACCGCCCCCAGGTCGGGCATTTCACCGATGTCGGTCCGGTACTCGAATTCCTCGGCGCCACCGAGCATCCCCGACTGGCCGGGCTCGGCACCAGCTGCCCCGACCACTTCCTGCGCACCAAGGTCAAGCCGCTGGTGCTCGACCTGCCCGCCGACGCCGGCATCGAGGAAAGCAAAGCACGGCTGACCGAACTGCACGAGCAGTACCGCGCCGACTACCAGGCCTACTATGAGCGCTACGCCACCGCCGACAGTCCCGCGATGCGCGGCGCCGATCCGGCGATCGTGCTGATCCCCGGCGTCGGAATGTTCAGCTACGGCAAGGACAAGCAGACCGCGCGGGTCGCCGGCGAGTTCTACCTCAACGCCATCAATGTGATGCGCGGCGCCGAGGCGATCTCCAGCTACGCCCCCATCGACGAGTCGGAGAAATTCCGCATCGAGTACTGGGCACTCGAAGAGGCAAAGCTGGCCCGCATGCCCAAGCCGAAGCCCCTGGCCACCCGCATCGCACTGGTGACCGGTGCCGCGTCGGGGATCGGCAAGGCCATCGCCACCCGACTCGCGGCCGAGGGCGCCTGCGTGGTGATCGCAGACCTCGACGCCGAGAAAGCTGCCGAGGCCGCGGCCGAGATCGGCAACGCCGATATCGCCATCGGCATCGCCGCGGACGTCACCGACGAGGACGCGGTGCAGGCCGCCATCGACGTCAGTGCACTGGCCTTCGGCGGGATCGACATCGTGGTCAACAACGCCGGGCTGTCGCTGTCGAAGTCGTTGCTGGACACCACCGCAGCGGACTGGGATCTACAGCACAACGTGATGGCCCGCGGCTCGTTCCTGGTCTCCAAGGCCGCCGCCCGCGCCCTGATCGACCAGAAGCTGGGCGGTGACATCATCTACATCTCCTCGAAGAACTCGGTGTTCGCCGGACCGAACAACATCGCCTACTCGGCCACCAAGGCCGACCAGGCCCATCAGGTCCGGCTGCTCGCCGCCGAACTCGGCGAGCACGGGGTGAAGGTCAACGGCATCAACCCCGACGGCGTGGTGCGCGGCTCGGGGATCTTCGCCGGCGGCTGGGGCGCCAAACGCGCCGCGGTGTACGGGGTGCCCGAGGAAGAACTCGGTGCCTACTACGCCCAGCGCACGCTGCTCAAACGGGAAGTGCTGCCGGAGAACATCGCCAACGCCGCATTCGCGTTGTGCACCAGCGACTTCTCGCACACCACAGGGCTGCACGTACCGGTCGACGCCGGCGTCGCCGCAGCGTTCCTCAGGTGA
- the rhaI gene encoding L-rhamnose isomerase, producing MTTALDNLAIELPSWAFGNSGTRFKVFGTPGTPRTIEEKLADAATVHRLTGLAPAVALHIPWDAVDDYAALGRYAGDLGVRLGTINSNTFQDDDYKFGSLTHTDKAVRQKAIDHHLACIEVMNETGSRDLKIWLADGTNYPGQGDIRGRQDRLAESLAAIYQHIGENQRLVLEYKFFEPAMYSTDIPDWGTSYAHVTALGERAKVCLDTGHHAPGTNIEFIVAQLLRLGRLGSFDFNSRFYADDDLIVGAADPFQLFRIMFEVIRGGGLDDDSTVALMLDQCHNVEEKIPGQIRSVLNVQEMTARAGLVDTEALTAAQENGDVLGANEIFMNAFYTDVRPMLAERRAAQGLPADPMAAFRDSGYQDTINAERVGGTQSSWGA from the coding sequence ATGACCACCGCACTGGACAATCTCGCCATCGAACTGCCCTCCTGGGCATTCGGGAACTCCGGCACCCGCTTCAAGGTGTTCGGCACCCCCGGCACCCCGCGCACCATCGAGGAGAAGCTCGCCGACGCGGCCACCGTGCACCGGCTGACCGGGTTGGCACCGGCTGTGGCCCTGCACATTCCGTGGGACGCCGTCGATGACTACGCCGCACTCGGCCGCTACGCGGGCGACCTCGGGGTCCGGCTGGGCACCATCAACTCCAACACCTTCCAGGACGACGACTACAAGTTCGGCAGCCTCACCCACACCGACAAGGCGGTGCGGCAGAAAGCCATCGACCATCACCTGGCCTGCATCGAGGTGATGAACGAAACCGGGTCCCGCGATCTGAAGATCTGGCTGGCCGATGGCACCAACTACCCCGGCCAGGGCGACATTCGCGGCCGCCAGGACCGGCTGGCCGAATCGCTGGCCGCCATCTACCAGCACATCGGCGAGAACCAGCGCCTCGTACTGGAGTACAAGTTCTTCGAACCCGCCATGTACTCCACCGATATCCCGGACTGGGGCACCTCCTACGCGCATGTCACGGCGCTCGGCGAACGGGCCAAGGTCTGCCTGGACACCGGACACCACGCGCCAGGCACCAATATCGAGTTCATCGTCGCCCAGCTGCTGCGATTGGGACGGCTCGGCTCCTTCGACTTCAACTCGCGGTTCTACGCCGACGATGACCTGATCGTCGGGGCGGCCGATCCGTTCCAGCTGTTCCGGATCATGTTCGAGGTGATCCGCGGTGGTGGGCTCGATGACGACTCGACGGTGGCGCTGATGCTCGATCAGTGCCACAACGTCGAAGAGAAGATCCCCGGCCAGATCCGCTCGGTGCTCAACGTCCAGGAGATGACGGCGCGCGCCGGGCTGGTGGACACCGAGGCACTGACCGCCGCCCAGGAAAACGGAGATGTACTGGGCGCCAACGAGATCTTCATGAACGCGTTCTACACCGACGTCCGTCCCATGCTCGCCGAACGCCGCGCCGCCCAAGGCCTCCCAGCGGACCCGATGGCCGCCTTCCGCGACAGCGGATACCAGGACACCATCAACGCCGAGCGGGTCGGCGGAACTCAATCCTCATGGGGAGCATAG
- a CDS encoding MFS transporter: MKIGARSTTGWRATISVAMSNYIEAGSIIAIATSLGFWQAEFGISNFAVGLLAALSANAFGAAIGAAIGGPLCDRFGRKAIYTYDLLVYMAGVLLAAFAMNFTMLLAAFIITGIAVGAGVPASWTYIAEQAPSGERAKHVGTAQLAWSVGPFIGFALAAALAPLELLGSRIIFVHLFVVAAIVWWIRQGLAESQIWKEEAVDESRELQSSVGARGVRGLFSRKVNITALLFLGGIYLFWNTVAGQAGIFMPRVYDTAGLHSPVQQNLLQVLVWGCTVAATYFGFMRYADRVSQRALYIFGAALGIVGWIVLVAFTDSGISTMLIFAVLWGVSAGIGCQAFYSLWASELFATPYRASAQGIMFFVVRTATGLLSYFFPTMLAATGLTTVGILLVGLLTVALIIGAVWAPKTQGKSLQQIESERYGAPVSAPAQAPYTAV, translated from the coding sequence ATGAAAATCGGAGCGCGCTCCACCACCGGCTGGCGTGCGACCATCTCGGTCGCCATGTCGAACTACATCGAGGCCGGATCGATCATCGCGATCGCCACCAGCCTCGGGTTCTGGCAGGCCGAGTTCGGCATCAGCAACTTCGCCGTCGGACTGCTGGCGGCCCTGAGCGCCAACGCTTTCGGCGCCGCCATCGGTGCCGCGATCGGCGGGCCGCTCTGCGATCGCTTCGGCCGAAAGGCCATCTACACCTACGACCTGCTGGTGTACATGGCGGGCGTGCTGCTGGCCGCGTTCGCGATGAACTTCACCATGCTGCTGGCGGCGTTCATCATCACCGGTATCGCCGTCGGCGCCGGAGTGCCCGCCTCCTGGACCTATATCGCCGAGCAGGCGCCGTCGGGCGAGCGGGCCAAACACGTGGGCACCGCCCAGCTGGCCTGGTCGGTCGGGCCGTTCATCGGCTTCGCGCTCGCCGCCGCGTTGGCCCCGCTGGAGCTGCTCGGGTCACGCATCATCTTCGTGCACCTGTTCGTGGTCGCCGCGATCGTCTGGTGGATCCGGCAGGGCCTGGCCGAATCACAGATCTGGAAAGAGGAAGCCGTCGACGAGAGCCGCGAGCTGCAGTCCTCGGTGGGCGCACGCGGTGTGCGCGGCCTGTTCTCCCGGAAGGTCAACATCACCGCTCTGTTGTTCCTCGGCGGCATCTACCTGTTCTGGAACACCGTGGCGGGCCAGGCCGGCATCTTCATGCCGCGCGTCTATGACACCGCCGGTCTGCACAGCCCCGTGCAGCAGAACCTGCTGCAGGTGCTGGTGTGGGGCTGCACCGTGGCCGCCACCTACTTCGGCTTCATGCGCTACGCCGACCGGGTCTCCCAGCGCGCCCTCTACATCTTCGGTGCCGCACTCGGGATCGTCGGCTGGATCGTGCTGGTCGCCTTCACCGACAGCGGCATCTCCACCATGCTGATCTTCGCTGTGCTGTGGGGCGTCTCGGCAGGCATCGGCTGCCAGGCCTTCTACAGCCTGTGGGCCAGCGAGCTGTTCGCCACCCCGTACCGGGCCAGCGCCCAGGGCATCATGTTCTTCGTGGTGCGCACCGCCACCGGCCTGCTCAGCTACTTCTTCCCGACCATGCTCGCCGCGACCGGCCTGACCACCGTCGGCATCCTGTTGGTCGGACTGCTCACCGTCGCCCTGATCATCGGTGCCGTCTGGGCGCCCAAGACCCAGGGGAAGTCGTTGCAGCAGATCGAGTCCGAGCGCTACGGGGCACCGGTCAGCGCGCCGGCACAAGCTCCCTACACCGCAGTCTGA
- a CDS encoding L-rhamnose mutarotase, producing the protein MDDIQRVCFVMHLKSDRVDDYLEAHTEVWPEMLDALRTAGWRNYSLFLRPDEGMVVGYLETDDFAQATAEMSRTAVNGKWQEQMAQYFRAETHPDSSLELLTEYFHLA; encoded by the coding sequence ATGGACGACATCCAACGCGTGTGCTTTGTGATGCACCTGAAGTCCGACCGCGTCGACGACTACCTCGAGGCGCACACCGAGGTCTGGCCCGAAATGCTCGACGCACTGCGTACCGCCGGTTGGCGCAACTACTCGTTGTTCCTGCGCCCGGACGAGGGCATGGTGGTGGGCTATCTGGAGACCGACGATTTCGCCCAGGCCACCGCCGAGATGAGCAGGACCGCAGTCAACGGCAAGTGGCAGGAGCAGATGGCTCAGTACTTCCGCGCCGAGACCCACCCCGACAGCAGCCTCGAGCTGCTCACCGAGTACTTCCATCTGGCTTGA
- a CDS encoding LacI family DNA-binding transcriptional regulator produces MVSIREVAAAAAVSVGTVSNVLNSPDKVSPATVARVQAAIDELGFVRNDAARQLKAGRSRCVGLVVLDVGNPFFTDIARGAGARATEHNLTLLLGTSDDDPQRERSYIDAFDEQRVFGLLVSPVGDDFDRLDALRRRGTPVVLVDRDGSGTDFDSVAVDDIAGGTLAAEHLAGIGRRRIAFVGGPPELRQVRDRLQGARNALQQVPDAELEVISTPALTVLAGRAVGEQIRDRPASSRPDGIFCANDLVAIGVLQALALMGDVTVPGHIALVGYDDIEFARSAVVPLTSVRQPSIEIGSTAIDLLIKATDNAGRHPRHVLFQPELVTRLSTRA; encoded by the coding sequence ATGGTGAGCATCCGAGAGGTCGCCGCGGCGGCGGCGGTGTCGGTCGGCACGGTCTCCAACGTGCTCAATTCACCGGACAAGGTGTCCCCGGCCACCGTCGCGCGGGTGCAGGCCGCCATCGACGAACTCGGGTTCGTCCGCAACGACGCCGCCCGCCAGCTCAAGGCCGGCCGGTCCCGCTGCGTCGGTCTGGTCGTCCTGGACGTCGGCAACCCGTTCTTCACCGATATCGCCCGCGGCGCCGGGGCCCGGGCCACCGAACACAATCTGACCCTGCTGTTGGGCACCTCCGATGACGACCCGCAGCGGGAGCGCTCCTACATCGACGCATTCGACGAGCAGCGGGTGTTCGGGTTGCTGGTGTCCCCCGTCGGTGACGACTTCGATCGCCTCGACGCGCTGCGCCGGCGCGGCACTCCCGTCGTCCTCGTCGACCGTGACGGGTCGGGCACCGATTTCGACTCGGTCGCGGTCGACGATATTGCCGGAGGCACGCTGGCCGCGGAGCATCTGGCCGGGATAGGGCGGCGGCGGATCGCCTTCGTCGGCGGGCCACCCGAGCTGCGCCAGGTCCGCGACCGCCTGCAGGGCGCCCGAAACGCCTTACAGCAGGTGCCGGATGCCGAACTGGAGGTCATCTCGACACCGGCGCTGACGGTGCTGGCCGGCCGCGCGGTGGGTGAGCAGATCCGCGACAGACCGGCATCGAGCCGGCCCGACGGCATCTTCTGCGCCAACGACCTGGTGGCCATCGGCGTGCTCCAGGCACTCGCCCTGATGGGCGATGTCACGGTGCCCGGACACATCGCGCTGGTGGGTTACGACGATATCGAGTTCGCCCGCTCCGCCGTGGTGCCGTTGACCTCGGTGCGCCAGCCGAGTATCGAAATCGGCAGCACTGCAATCGATCTGCTGATCAAGGCGACCGACAACGCCGGACGTCATCCTCGTCATGTCCTGTTCCAGCCCGAGCTGGTGACCCGGCTCTCGACACGGGCGTGA